aaacatTGCTGGTAGTAGATGTATGGACAACGTTAAGCTTTAAAGCAAGTAAGATTAGTTCTGTTACATTTTGACGTTTAAGTATTTTGATACTTGATAACAGCGATATAGTTACGAGCGTTAAACTTTTTACGAAGGGTCCGGGTGTAAAAGTGGGTCATCCATCGAATAACGCTCAACAAACGTCATCAACGGATTTGTGCTTTCTCAACTAGACCCTCCTTTGTTGAATCACCCTAATTATGAACGCAAATAAACTCTTAAACGTGTCTAAACACCCCGAAGGCGTTAACCCTTATGTGAGAGTTCAACTTTCCGCAGGGTTCAAATGCAGAGTGACCTACAAATCGGAAATAAATCTTTTTGTGTGCAAAGGGTAATCTTTCGAATTGAAGAGGGTTTATCAGTACCTTtagggtccgttcacacagaccggctcggagagcatcggcctgcttttttcttttcacacagACCGGGTCGTATACGCTTGGAATTGGCCGGAGCGGAGCCGCCAACTATTTCACATCGAccggctggaagagatctgaaAGCGGGTGCGGTTGGATGTGCTCGGAGCCGGTCGGATGCGCTCGGAGTCGGGTGGATACACTACAAAGGCAGTGCCAGTATTCCGCGCAGTCTAAGTTTTGTTTTCGGTGTGTTAACGTGTGCTTTTCGAAACATGGATTTAGATAGCTCCGACGAAGAAATATATTTGTTAGCAAGATTACTTGAAATAGAACATAGGAAACGTAAGCGCAAGCGGAAACAAATATGGGTAAAACATATTTGGAAAAACAGACTAATCCATGGGGAGTTTCACACCATTTTCGAGGAATTGAAGAGAGATAGCCTAAAATTTTATGAGTATTATCGTATGGAATATTggcaatttttgaaattgacAGATTTGTTAAGagtacatataacaaaaaagactACAAATTATCGTTGCACCATTACAGCCGAAGAAAGGTTAACGGTAA
This is a stretch of genomic DNA from Pararge aegeria chromosome 12, ilParAegt1.1, whole genome shotgun sequence. It encodes these proteins:
- the LOC120628199 gene encoding uncharacterized protein LOC120628199 isoform X2 — encoded protein: MDLDSSDEEIYLLARLLEIEHRKRKRKRKQIWVKHIWKNRLIHGEFHTIFEELKRDSLKFYEYYRMEYWQFLKLTDLLRVHITKKTTNYRCTITAEERLTVTLRFLITGCSFKNLSFNFRMGISTVHSIIHETIRVICDVLMPIVMQMPDEEMWEKYSVTSCGRREIQFFNC